A stretch of Henckelia pumila isolate YLH828 chromosome 4, ASM3356847v2, whole genome shotgun sequence DNA encodes these proteins:
- the LOC140862200 gene encoding putative late blight resistance protein homolog R1A-10: MVGFDHYLMQIKDQLTRQSSALQVISIVGMGGIGKTTLATNVYNDPNVVDHFDVRDWATMSPSRRDVLKRFFPDDKTGSRILLTTRIADVAAYASPSRPCHQISRLSDDQSWKLLRDKVFGDEPCPLSLEEVGKTIARNCLGFPLSIVVIGGLLLNTEKTRMAWQSIAENVTSLSACQCSHILSLSYNYLPQYLKSCFLFMGVFPRNCEIRVSKLTKMWVAEGFLRNVNGQSPEDVAERCVEDLFDRSLILMSEKNSQGKIKTFRIHDLLLDFCLKEAMNEKFLQIRTSGASPFPPGLSSDRRISIHITRKLNWSLIPFAYLSCTPYIRSLICVGRCSVNSHVFSEFKLLRVLDATQVKFPKFPPQLLKLLNLRYIALMCEGDIPASIKKLWNLHTLIVVRTKHPKRKDYLPVEICNMTHLRHVSCDGAHLPHPTAVESGFYRKELVLEGLHTLSGLWNLVFTKEMLQRVQNIKKIDVGYEFSSSKDWSDYQLENLGKLHQLNALKIRWTADSNHFPSLQRLIVRWCHNLVEIPSEIGESATLSMIQLEGCKDSVLRSAKEILEKQQSYGNDDGFQVICHKRSIWRYVRKQVVAEEHACVGEKWEPYEEEFRELKILVLEELGLKHWKADSNHFPSLECLIIRWCNRLIEIPSGMGESLTLTTIELYKCNASVVALQQMKYGRSN; encoded by the exons ATGGTGGGATTCGACCATTACTTGATGCAGATTAAGGATCAGCTTACTCGACAATCATCTGCACTCCAGGTGATCTCAATCGTAGGGATGGGAGGCATTGGCAAGACTACTTTGGCAACAAATGTTTATAATGATCCAAATGTTGTAGATCATTTTGACGTTCGTGATTGGGCCACTATGTCTCCATCACGTAGA GATGTCTTGAAAAGGTTTTTTCCAGATGACAAAACCGGAAGCCGGATCTTGTTAACCACTCGGATTGCGGATGTGGCTGCATATGCTAGCCCGTCTCGGCCTTGTCATCAAATTTCTCGTCTGAGTGATGATCAAAGCTGGAAGCTACTTCGTGATAAAGTGTTTGGAGATGAACCCTGCCCTCTCAGTTTAGAAGAAGTTGGAAAGACAATTGCACGTAATTGTCTAGGATTTCCCCTTTCGATTGTGGTAATTGGTGGATTACTCTTGAACACAGAGAAAACACGAATGGCATGGCAATCCATTGCTGAAAATGTGACTTCATTGAGTGCTTGTCAATGCTCACACATACTAAGCTTAAGCTACAATTATTTACCTCAATATTTGAAGTCATGCTTCCTTTTCATGGGGGTTTTTCCAAGAAATTGTGAGATTCGTGTTTCGAAACTCACCAAGATGTGGGTTGCGGAAGGTTTTCTGAGAAATGTTAATGGTCAAAGCCCTGAAGATGTGGCAGAGAGATGTGTGGAAGACCTGTTTGATAGAAGCCTGATTTTAATGTCTGAGAAGAACTCTCAAGGGAAAATCAAAACTTTTAGGATCCATGATCTCTTGCTAGACTTCTGCTTGAAAGAAGCCATGAATGAGAAGTTTCTCCAAATAAGAACAAGTGGTGCCAGTCCATTTCCTCCAGGTTTATCAAGTGACCGTCGCATAAGCATTCATATAACCAGAAAACTCAATTGGTCTCTAATTCCTTTTGCTTACTTGTCATGCACTCCGTACATTCGCTCACTCATTTGTGTGGGACGATGCTCTGTTAACTCACATGTGTTCTCAGAATTCAAACTGCTTAGGGTACTGGATGCTACTCAAGTAAAGTTTCCTAAATTTCCACCTCAATTGTTGAAACTTCTCAACTTACGCTACATCGCCCTGATGTGTGAAGGGGATATACCTGCATCAATAAAAAAGCTATGGAATCTCCATACCTTAATCGTCGTCCGAACTAAACATCCAAAGAGAAAAGATTACTTACCGGTGGAAATCTGTAACATGACACATTTAAGGCATGTAAGCTGTGACGGAGCTCATTTACCACATCCCACCGCCGTTGAGTCAGGTTTTTACAGAAAAGAATTAGTTCTTGAAGGCCTCCACACTCTTTCAGGGTTATGGAACTTGGTATTTACTAAGGAAATGTTGCAGAGAGTTCAGAACATCAAGAAAATTGATGTTGGTTACGAGTTTTCCAGCTCGAAAGACTGGTCGGACTACCAACTCGAGAATCTTGGCAAGCTTCATCAACTCAATGCATTGAAGATACGT TGGACAGCTGATTCTAACCACTTTCCAAGCCTCCAGCGCCTCATCGTCCGATGGTGCCACAACTTGGTTGAGATACCATCTGAGATTGGAGAAAGCGCGACACTTAGCATGATCCAGTTAGAAGGTTGTAAAGATTCTGTCTTGCGTTCGGCGAAAGAAATTTTGGAGAAGCAACAGAGCTATGGAAATGATGATGGTTTTCAAGTTATTTGCCACAAGAGATCAATTTGGCGCTATGTGCGTAAACAAGTAGTTGCAGAG GAGCATGCTTGCGTAGGGGAAAAGTGGGAGCCATATGAAGAGGAGTTTCGTGAACTAAAAATTTTGGTACTCGAAGAATTGGGCTTGAAGCATTGGAAAGCTGATTCTAACCACTTTCCGAGCCTCGAGTGCCTCATTATCCGATGGTGCAACAGACTGATAGAAATACCATCTGGGATGGGAGAAAGCCTGACACTTACCACAATTGAGTTGTATAAGTGTAATGCTTCTGTCGTGGCTCTTCAGCAAATGAAATACGGAAGAAGTAACTGA